In Schlegelella aquatica, one DNA window encodes the following:
- a CDS encoding 3-oxoacid CoA-transferase subunit B, which translates to MAKWSRDQMAARVARDIPEGAYVNLGIGLPTLVANHIPADREVILHSENGVLGMGPAPAPGEEDYDLINAGKQPVTLRPGGCFFHHADSFAMMRGGHLDVCVLGAFQVAASGDLANWHTGAPDAIPAVGGAMDLAIGAKRTYVMMEHLTKAGESKLVPRCTYPLTGLACVSRVYTDLAVIDLVGGTARVIDIAEGLSFDELQRVTAVPLVDART; encoded by the coding sequence ATGGCGAAATGGAGCCGTGACCAGATGGCCGCGCGGGTGGCGCGCGACATCCCCGAGGGCGCCTACGTCAACCTGGGCATCGGCCTGCCGACGCTGGTGGCCAACCACATCCCCGCCGACCGCGAGGTGATCTTGCACAGCGAGAACGGCGTGCTGGGCATGGGCCCCGCCCCCGCGCCCGGCGAGGAGGACTACGACCTCATCAACGCCGGCAAGCAGCCGGTCACGTTGCGCCCCGGCGGGTGCTTCTTCCATCATGCCGACAGCTTCGCGATGATGCGCGGGGGCCACCTCGATGTGTGCGTGCTGGGGGCCTTCCAGGTGGCCGCGAGTGGCGATCTCGCCAACTGGCACACCGGCGCACCGGACGCGATCCCGGCCGTCGGCGGCGCGATGGACCTGGCCATCGGCGCGAAAAGGACCTACGTGATGATGGAACACCTCACCAAGGCCGGCGAGAGCAAGCTGGTGCCCCGGTGCACCTACCCGCTCACCGGCCTGGCCTGCGTGAGCCGCGTCTACACCGACCTCGCGGTCATCGACCTGGTCGGCGGTACCGCGCGGGTCATCGACATCGCCGAGGGCCTGTCGTTCGACGAACTGCAGCGCGTGACGGCCGTCCCGCTGGTGGACGCGCGCACCTAG
- the pcaF gene encoding 3-oxoadipyl-CoA thiolase, whose protein sequence is MTAHAYICDAVRTPFGRYGGALSSVRTDDLAAVPIAALMARNPKVDWAAVADVIYGCANQAGEDNRNVARMAALLAGLPQDVPGATVNRLCGSGLDAVGSAARAIKAGEAELMIAGGVESMSRAPFVMPKAETAFSRNNAVYDTTIGWRFVNPLMKARYGIDSMPETAENVAADFHISREDQDKMALASQLKAVAAQKAGFFDREIVPVTIPQKKGEPVVVDRDEHPRETSLEALAKLKGVVRPDGTVTAGNASGVNDGACALILASEAAAARHGLTPRARVVGMAVAGVPPRIMGIGPAPATRKVLELTGLTLDQMDVIELNEAFAAQGLAVLRQLGLADDDPRVNPNGGAIALGHPLGASGARLATTAVNQLHRIQGRYALCTMCIGVGQGIAVILERV, encoded by the coding sequence ATGACTGCACACGCCTACATCTGCGACGCGGTTCGCACCCCCTTCGGCCGCTACGGCGGCGCCCTCTCGTCGGTGCGCACCGACGACCTCGCCGCCGTGCCGATCGCGGCGTTGATGGCCCGCAATCCCAAGGTGGACTGGGCCGCCGTGGCCGACGTGATCTACGGCTGCGCGAACCAGGCCGGCGAGGACAACCGCAACGTCGCGCGCATGGCGGCGCTCCTGGCCGGCCTGCCACAGGACGTGCCGGGCGCGACGGTCAACCGCCTGTGCGGCTCGGGCCTGGACGCGGTGGGCAGCGCCGCGCGCGCGATCAAGGCTGGCGAGGCCGAGTTGATGATCGCCGGCGGGGTCGAGAGCATGAGCCGCGCGCCCTTCGTCATGCCCAAGGCCGAGACGGCCTTCTCGCGCAACAACGCGGTGTACGACACCACCATCGGCTGGCGCTTCGTCAACCCGCTGATGAAAGCCAGGTACGGCATCGACTCGATGCCCGAGACGGCCGAGAACGTCGCGGCCGACTTCCACATCAGCCGCGAGGACCAGGACAAGATGGCGCTGGCCTCTCAGCTCAAGGCCGTCGCAGCGCAGAAGGCCGGCTTCTTCGACCGCGAGATCGTGCCGGTGACCATCCCGCAGAAGAAGGGTGAGCCCGTCGTCGTGGACCGCGACGAGCACCCGCGCGAGACGTCGCTGGAGGCCCTGGCCAAGCTCAAAGGCGTGGTGCGCCCGGACGGCACCGTCACCGCCGGCAACGCCTCGGGCGTCAACGACGGCGCGTGTGCGCTCATCCTGGCCAGCGAAGCGGCCGCCGCGCGCCACGGCCTCACGCCGCGCGCACGCGTGGTGGGCATGGCGGTGGCCGGCGTGCCGCCGCGCATCATGGGCATCGGCCCGGCACCGGCCACGCGCAAGGTGCTGGAGCTCACCGGCCTCACGCTCGACCAGATGGACGTGATCGAGCTGAACGAGGCGTTCGCCGCGCAAGGCCTGGCCGTGCTGCGCCAACTGGGCCTGGCCGACGACGACCCGCGCGTCAACCCCAACGGCGGCGCGATCGCGCTGGGCCATCCGCTCGGCGCCTCGGGTGCGCGGCTGGCCACCACCGCGGTGAACCAGCTGCACCGCATCCAGGGCCGCTATGCGCTGTGCACCATGTGCATCGGCGTGGGCCAAGGCATCGCAGTGATCCTCGAGCGGGTCTGA
- the ftsH gene encoding ATP-dependent zinc metalloprotease FtsH, whose amino-acid sequence MKPTMLPDPKTRWSIGYWLLALLALMWIQSIWQTARTVEPVPYSEFEKALADGRVAEVVVGETTVTGKLKSPDPGGKTVIVATRVEPALAERLERYQVPYSRVIESTWLRDILSWVVPAAVFFALWFFLLRKVAEKQGMGGFMSIGKSRAKVYVEKNTGVTFADVAGVDEAKAELQEIVAFLKDPGGYGRLGARMPKGVLLVGPPGTGKTLIAKAVAGEAGVPFFSISGSEFVEMFVGVGAARVRDLFEQARAKAPAIIFIDELDALGRARGAAGLVGGHDEREQTLNQLLVELDGFDSSSGLVLLAATNRPEILDPALLRAGRFDRQVLVDRPDKQGRVQILKVHTRKIRLAPGVDLEQVAALTPGFSGADLANLCNEAALAATRRGASEVALVDFTTAIERIVAGLEKRNRLLNPKEREVVAYHEMGHALVALALPGSGAVHKVSIIPRGIGALGYTIQRPTEDRFLMTRDELEHKIMVLLGGRAAEKLVFGHLSTGAADDLAKVTDIARDMVTRYGMEESLGYVAYEAPRQRFIDVPGLAGNEVRASAATQEKIDEAVRGIVMGAFERTCEILRRNRAILERCARELLQRETLDEERLKALTEGLQAAHGEQATSPVPPADLAPGGERM is encoded by the coding sequence ATGAAACCGACGATGTTGCCCGATCCCAAGACCCGCTGGTCCATCGGCTACTGGCTGCTGGCGCTCCTCGCGCTGATGTGGATCCAGTCGATCTGGCAGACGGCCCGCACCGTGGAGCCGGTGCCGTACAGCGAGTTCGAGAAGGCCCTGGCCGACGGGCGCGTGGCCGAGGTCGTGGTGGGCGAGACCACCGTGACCGGCAAGCTCAAGTCGCCGGACCCCGGCGGCAAGACGGTCATCGTCGCGACCCGCGTGGAGCCGGCGCTCGCCGAGCGGCTCGAGCGCTACCAGGTGCCCTACAGCCGCGTGATCGAGAGCACGTGGCTGCGCGACATTCTCTCGTGGGTGGTGCCGGCGGCGGTGTTCTTCGCGCTGTGGTTCTTCCTGTTGCGCAAAGTCGCCGAGAAGCAGGGCATGGGCGGCTTCATGAGCATCGGCAAGAGCCGCGCGAAGGTGTACGTCGAGAAGAACACCGGCGTGACCTTCGCCGACGTGGCCGGTGTGGACGAGGCCAAAGCCGAACTGCAGGAGATCGTGGCCTTCCTGAAGGACCCGGGGGGCTACGGGCGGCTGGGGGCGCGCATGCCCAAGGGCGTGTTGCTGGTCGGCCCCCCGGGCACCGGCAAGACGCTGATCGCCAAGGCCGTGGCGGGCGAGGCCGGGGTGCCCTTCTTCAGCATCAGCGGCAGCGAGTTCGTCGAGATGTTCGTCGGCGTGGGCGCGGCCCGCGTGCGAGACCTCTTCGAGCAGGCGCGTGCCAAGGCGCCGGCCATCATCTTCATCGACGAACTCGACGCCCTGGGGCGTGCCCGCGGCGCAGCAGGCCTGGTGGGCGGGCACGACGAGCGCGAGCAGACGCTCAACCAGCTCCTGGTGGAGCTCGATGGCTTCGACAGTTCGTCGGGCCTGGTGCTGCTGGCCGCGACCAACCGGCCCGAGATCCTCGACCCCGCGCTGCTGCGCGCCGGGCGCTTCGACCGGCAGGTGCTGGTGGACCGGCCGGACAAGCAGGGTCGCGTGCAGATCCTCAAGGTGCACACGCGCAAGATCCGGCTCGCCCCAGGGGTGGACCTCGAACAAGTGGCGGCGCTCACGCCGGGCTTCTCGGGCGCGGACCTGGCGAACCTGTGCAACGAGGCCGCGCTCGCCGCCACGCGCCGGGGGGCGAGCGAGGTGGCGCTGGTGGACTTCACCACGGCGATCGAGCGCATCGTCGCCGGCTTGGAAAAGCGCAACCGCCTGCTCAATCCCAAGGAGCGCGAGGTGGTCGCCTACCACGAGATGGGCCATGCGTTGGTGGCGCTAGCGCTGCCGGGCAGCGGGGCCGTGCACAAGGTGTCGATCATCCCGCGCGGCATCGGTGCGCTGGGCTACACGATCCAGCGGCCGACCGAAGACCGCTTCCTGATGACGCGCGACGAGCTGGAGCACAAGATCATGGTGCTGCTGGGCGGGCGCGCCGCCGAGAAGCTCGTGTTCGGCCACCTGTCGACCGGGGCGGCCGACGATCTGGCCAAGGTGACCGACATCGCGCGCGACATGGTCACACGCTACGGCATGGAGGAGTCGCTGGGCTACGTGGCCTACGAGGCGCCACGGCAGCGCTTCATCGACGTGCCGGGCCTGGCCGGCAACGAGGTGCGCGCCAGTGCCGCCACGCAAGAGAAGATCGACGAGGCGGTGCGCGGCATCGTGATGGGCGCCTTCGAGCGCACTTGCGAGATCCTGCGCCGCAACCGCGCCATCCTGGAGCGCTGCGCGCGCGAGCTGCTGCAGCGCGAGACGCTGGACGAAGAACGGCTGAAGGCACTGACCGAAGGGCTCCAGGCAGCGCACGGCGAGCAGGCGACATCGCCGGTGCCCCCCGCCGACTTGGCGCCGGGCGGCGAACGGATGTGA
- a CDS encoding alpha/beta fold hydrolase: MTHDLQDDFDRGLQQRRAVLGDAWVERSLHSANRFNADFQSLITRYAWNDIWGRPGLDHRTRRLLVLGMTVAQGRWEEFELHFRAAVEGGVPLQELQETLLQSAIYCGVPAANTAFKLAMQVLQEHGIAPPPQPLTPERRVREQHTFSTPQLHVLLQGQGRPVVLSHALGMDAHLWDRLAESLAAHGCEVLRYDHRGHGRSSAPGGPYAMDDLVEDAARLVREWGRGPVVWVGLSLGGMVGQGLAIRHPELVQALVAANTTSHYPEAGRALWRQRIDAVRQGGLPAIADMVMGRYFHEAFRAQHPEVEARSRATLLRCDPSAYMACCEAIAALDWRDGLARIACPTLVIAGAKDQGTPVEMAEALAQAVPGARLAVIGDASHISVLEQPAEFERLVREFIDALPG, from the coding sequence ATGACTCACGATCTTCAAGACGATTTCGACCGCGGCCTCCAGCAGCGGCGCGCGGTGCTCGGCGACGCCTGGGTGGAGCGGTCGCTCCATTCGGCCAACCGCTTCAATGCGGATTTTCAGTCGCTCATCACGCGCTATGCCTGGAACGACATCTGGGGCCGCCCGGGGCTGGACCATCGCACGCGCCGTCTGCTCGTGCTCGGCATGACGGTCGCGCAGGGGCGCTGGGAGGAGTTCGAGCTGCACTTCCGCGCCGCGGTCGAAGGCGGCGTGCCGCTGCAGGAGCTGCAGGAGACGCTGCTGCAATCAGCCATCTATTGCGGGGTGCCTGCGGCCAACACGGCCTTCAAACTTGCGATGCAGGTGCTGCAGGAACACGGGATCGCGCCGCCGCCGCAGCCGCTCACGCCCGAGCGGCGCGTGCGCGAGCAGCACACCTTCAGCACTCCGCAACTGCACGTGTTGCTGCAGGGGCAGGGGCGGCCCGTGGTGCTGAGCCACGCGCTCGGCATGGATGCTCACTTGTGGGATCGGTTGGCGGAGTCGCTCGCCGCGCACGGTTGCGAGGTGCTGCGTTACGACCACCGCGGCCACGGCCGCTCGAGTGCGCCGGGCGGGCCGTACGCCATGGACGATCTGGTCGAAGATGCGGCGCGGCTCGTGCGGGAATGGGGTCGCGGGCCGGTGGTGTGGGTGGGCCTGTCGTTGGGGGGCATGGTGGGGCAGGGGCTGGCGATCCGGCATCCCGAACTGGTGCAGGCCCTGGTGGCGGCCAACACCACGTCGCACTACCCGGAGGCGGGCCGCGCGCTGTGGCGGCAGCGCATCGACGCGGTGCGCCAAGGGGGGTTGCCCGCCATTGCCGACATGGTGATGGGCCGCTACTTCCACGAGGCCTTCCGCGCGCAGCATCCCGAGGTGGAGGCGCGCTCGCGCGCGACGCTGCTGCGCTGCGATCCGTCGGCCTACATGGCGTGCTGCGAGGCGATCGCGGCGCTCGACTGGCGCGACGGGCTCGCCCGCATCGCCTGCCCGACGCTGGTGATCGCCGGTGCGAAGGACCAAGGCACGCCGGTGGAGATGGCCGAGGCGCTGGCGCAGGCGGTGCCCGGGGCGCGGCTCGCGGTCATCGGCGATGCGTCGCACATCAGCGTGCTCGAACAGCCGGCCGAGTTCGAGCGGCTGGTGCGCGAGTTCATCGACGCGCTACCGGGCTGA
- the pcaB gene encoding 3-carboxy-cis,cis-muconate cycloisomerase has translation MASFPFEGFLSTPEALSLFGESSVVQAMMDFEAALARACAAEGLIPASAAQAIANVCKADLYDISALVAESGRAGSLAIPLVKKLTETVALFDKQAAGYVHWGSTSQDVIDTAMALLTRRAWAMIDRDLGELIRALLELAQVHADTPVLARTLMQPAQVVSFGFKCVGWATPLVRRRESLRRRAHEALALQFGGAVGTLSSLGARGSAVAARIAQELGLHWPGQAWHTQRDEWVAFGAEVGVLCGALGKIARDWSLLAQSEVGELAEPSGTGRGGSSAMPHKRNPVASMVALAAAARAPHRVAAILAAMPQEHERGLGNWQAELAEWAGLFITAHGAVRALAQAAGGLEVDAPRMRRNIDALHGLVSTEVVALCLAERIGKSAAHTLVESLARRAVQEHRPLKELVAAAVQADPALSGTLDAAELERLFDPVQAAQPAARWVREWLPRLRAQAAQ, from the coding sequence ATGGCCTCCTTTCCTTTCGAAGGTTTTCTTTCCACACCTGAGGCACTTTCACTGTTTGGCGAGTCCTCCGTCGTGCAGGCGATGATGGACTTCGAAGCGGCGCTGGCGCGGGCATGCGCGGCCGAAGGGCTGATTCCTGCCTCCGCGGCCCAGGCCATCGCCAACGTCTGCAAGGCCGATCTGTACGACATCTCCGCCCTGGTGGCCGAAAGCGGGCGTGCCGGCAGCCTCGCCATCCCGCTCGTCAAGAAGCTCACCGAGACGGTCGCGCTCTTTGACAAGCAAGCGGCGGGCTACGTGCACTGGGGCAGCACGAGCCAGGACGTGATCGACACCGCGATGGCGCTGCTCACGCGCCGGGCGTGGGCGATGATCGACCGCGACCTGGGCGAGCTCATCCGCGCGCTGCTGGAGCTCGCGCAGGTGCACGCCGACACGCCGGTGCTCGCGCGCACGCTGATGCAGCCTGCCCAGGTGGTGAGCTTCGGATTCAAGTGCGTCGGCTGGGCGACGCCGCTGGTGCGCCGGCGCGAGTCCTTGCGCCGACGGGCGCACGAGGCGCTTGCGCTGCAGTTCGGCGGTGCGGTCGGCACGCTCTCGTCGCTCGGCGCGCGGGGCTCTGCGGTGGCGGCGCGGATCGCCCAGGAGCTGGGGCTGCACTGGCCGGGGCAGGCCTGGCACACGCAGCGCGACGAGTGGGTGGCCTTCGGCGCCGAGGTGGGTGTGTTGTGCGGTGCGCTCGGCAAGATCGCGCGGGACTGGTCGCTGCTGGCCCAGTCCGAGGTGGGCGAACTGGCCGAGCCCTCGGGAACCGGGCGGGGCGGCTCGTCGGCCATGCCGCACAAGCGCAATCCGGTGGCGTCGATGGTGGCGCTGGCCGCGGCCGCTCGCGCGCCGCATCGGGTCGCAGCCATCTTGGCGGCCATGCCTCAGGAACACGAGCGCGGCCTGGGCAACTGGCAGGCCGAACTGGCGGAGTGGGCGGGGCTCTTCATCACGGCGCACGGCGCGGTCCGCGCGCTGGCACAGGCAGCGGGCGGCCTCGAGGTCGATGCACCGCGCATGCGCCGCAACATCGACGCCCTGCACGGGCTCGTGTCGACCGAGGTGGTCGCCCTGTGTCTGGCCGAGCGCATCGGCAAGTCGGCGGCGCACACGCTGGTCGAGTCGCTGGCCAGGCGTGCGGTGCAAGAGCACCGGCCGCTGAAGGAGCTGGTCGCTGCGGCGGTGCAGGCCGACCCGGCGTTGTCGGGCACGCTCGATGCCGCCGAGCTCGAGCGGCTCTTCGATCCGGTGCAGGCGGCGCAACCCGCGGCCCGGTGGGTGCGGGAGTGGCTGCCGCGGCTGCGCGCGCAAGCCGCCCAGTGA
- a CDS encoding IclR family transcriptional regulator domain-containing protein: protein MSALLQQPFTIQKRDFIAGLEKGLAVIEAFDQERSRLSMTEVAQRTGLTRAAARRYLLTLTQLGYVHYDGRMFSLTAKVLRLGQSYLHSGRLPRVVHPQLHKLAHVLQEASSAGVLDGNDVLCIAATTAGRIVSATLAPGTRVPAYCTSNGRVLLAALPQEQVDQWLEQQQLEPLTPHTITHRERLRIEIARARAQGYAMVDQELELGLRTLAVPIRNLRGDTVAALNVSVHAARMSMSDLQERCLPALLQVQGQLRSLL, encoded by the coding sequence ATGTCGGCGTTGTTGCAGCAACCCTTCACAATTCAGAAGCGCGACTTCATCGCCGGGCTGGAGAAGGGTTTGGCGGTGATCGAGGCGTTCGACCAGGAACGCTCGCGCCTGTCGATGACGGAGGTCGCGCAGCGCACCGGCCTCACGCGCGCCGCAGCGCGCCGCTACCTGCTCACGCTCACGCAGCTGGGCTACGTGCACTACGACGGGCGCATGTTCTCCCTCACCGCCAAGGTGCTGCGGCTCGGCCAGTCCTATCTGCACTCCGGGCGCTTGCCGCGCGTGGTGCATCCGCAGTTGCACAAGCTGGCACACGTGCTCCAGGAGGCCTCCTCCGCCGGCGTGCTGGACGGCAACGACGTGCTGTGCATCGCCGCCACCACCGCAGGCCGCATCGTCTCGGCCACACTGGCCCCGGGCACGCGCGTGCCGGCCTACTGCACGTCCAACGGACGGGTGCTCCTGGCCGCCTTGCCCCAGGAGCAGGTGGACCAATGGTTGGAGCAGCAACAGCTCGAGCCGCTCACACCCCACACCATCACGCACCGTGAGCGCCTGCGCATCGAGATCGCCCGCGCCCGAGCGCAGGGCTACGCCATGGTCGATCAGGAACTCGAGCTCGGCCTGCGCACGCTGGCCGTGCCGATCCGCAATCTGCGCGGCGACACGGTGGCGGCGCTCAACGTCAGCGTCCATGCCGCGCGTATGTCGATGAGCGATCTGCAAGAGCGCTGCCTGCCGGCTCTGCTGCAGGTGCAAGGCCAGCTGCGCAGCTTGCTCTGA
- a CDS encoding amino acid ABC transporter substrate-binding protein — protein sequence MLETRRALLTLAALLACAGPACAQDKIRIGWALSKTGPNAGGVATTQAPNYQLWVQEVNAAGGLLLKSTGKRVPIEVVEYDDRSSSEEAVRAVERLITQDKVDFVLPPWGTALNLAVGPTLHKHGYPHLAFTAVTDRAPELAKRWPNAFFFLGTSAQYAEGLMAHLESLRREGRIGPTVAMVSVADGFGIDLSGAARKVVEKHGFKLVYDKTYPLGTQDMAPMLQEIKALDPDVFIAFSYPPDTLTITDQARVAGFNPKVFYTGVGTAFPVYKQRFAANTEGVMGIGGVNFDSPAIKDYFKRHQAATGREPDRWASAITYAGLQAFQQALERVGRIDRAAVSAELKKGSFDTIVGPMKLDQQVYTGQWEVGQWQDGEFYAIAPAQRAGARNAIVPKPAWKH from the coding sequence ATGCTTGAGACACGCCGTGCGCTGCTGACCCTGGCCGCCCTCCTCGCCTGCGCGGGCCCCGCCTGCGCGCAGGACAAGATCCGCATCGGTTGGGCGCTGTCCAAGACGGGCCCGAACGCGGGCGGCGTCGCGACCACGCAGGCGCCCAACTACCAGCTGTGGGTGCAGGAAGTCAACGCCGCCGGCGGCTTGCTGCTCAAGTCCACGGGCAAGCGCGTGCCGATCGAGGTGGTCGAGTACGACGACCGTTCCAGCTCCGAGGAAGCGGTGCGTGCGGTCGAGCGGCTCATCACGCAGGACAAGGTGGACTTCGTGCTGCCGCCCTGGGGCACCGCGCTCAACCTCGCGGTGGGCCCCACCTTGCACAAGCATGGCTACCCGCACCTGGCCTTCACCGCGGTCACCGACCGCGCCCCCGAGTTGGCCAAGCGATGGCCCAACGCCTTCTTCTTCCTGGGCACGAGCGCGCAGTACGCCGAAGGCCTCATGGCTCACCTGGAAAGCCTGCGCCGAGAGGGTCGCATCGGCCCCACGGTGGCGATGGTGAGCGTGGCCGACGGCTTCGGCATCGACCTGTCGGGCGCGGCGCGCAAGGTGGTCGAGAAGCACGGCTTCAAGCTGGTCTACGACAAGACCTATCCGCTCGGCACACAGGACATGGCACCCATGCTCCAGGAGATCAAGGCGCTCGACCCGGACGTCTTCATCGCCTTCTCGTACCCGCCCGACACGCTGACGATCACCGACCAGGCACGCGTCGCCGGCTTCAATCCCAAGGTCTTCTACACCGGCGTGGGCACGGCCTTTCCGGTCTACAAGCAGCGCTTTGCCGCCAACACCGAAGGCGTGATGGGCATCGGCGGCGTGAACTTCGACAGCCCGGCGATCAAGGACTACTTCAAGCGCCACCAGGCAGCGACCGGCCGCGAGCCGGACCGCTGGGCCAGCGCGATCACGTATGCCGGCCTGCAGGCCTTCCAGCAGGCCCTCGAGCGCGTCGGCCGCATCGACCGCGCCGCGGTGTCCGCCGAACTGAAGAAGGGCAGCTTCGACACCATCGTCGGCCCGATGAAGCTCGACCAGCAGGTCTACACCGGCCAATGGGAAGTGGGCCAGTGGCAGGACGGCGAGTTCTACGCGATCGCTCCGGCCCAACGTGCGGGCGCGCGCAACGCCATCGTGCCGAAGCCGGCCTGGAAACACTGA
- a CDS encoding branched-chain amino acid ABC transporter permease has product MVLIDILLGGLTLGGLYALVAMGLTLQYGVARIMNLAHGEFLILASFAAFVLVSQWRLHPLLALVLALPLGFALQWAVYRVLLTPLVRRTQAGPALEADSILATFGLLFIVQGIVLVIFGGNYYSYSYLSVPVSILGSTVAANRLLVLALAVLIGGALYVALIKTRLGTAVRVVAVAPRFAPLVGIDVRALSALAFGLGGALVAACGVLVSMFLPFSASMGVVFTMKALVVVIMGGVGHLAGCLAAGLLLGLVESIVARLVDPGLTLAATYVLFLGVLLLRPAGLFGRAAR; this is encoded by the coding sequence ATGGTCCTGATCGACATCCTGCTCGGCGGCCTCACGCTGGGCGGCCTCTATGCCCTCGTGGCGATGGGGCTGACGCTGCAGTACGGCGTCGCCCGCATCATGAACCTCGCCCACGGCGAGTTCCTGATCCTGGCGAGCTTCGCGGCCTTCGTGCTCGTGAGCCAGTGGCGGCTGCACCCGCTGCTGGCGCTGGTTCTCGCACTGCCGCTCGGCTTCGCGCTGCAATGGGCGGTGTACCGCGTGCTGCTCACGCCGCTCGTCAGGCGCACGCAGGCCGGCCCCGCGCTGGAGGCGGACAGCATCCTGGCCACCTTCGGCCTGCTGTTCATCGTGCAGGGCATCGTGCTGGTGATCTTCGGCGGCAACTACTACAGCTACAGCTATCTGTCGGTGCCCGTCTCGATCCTGGGCAGCACAGTGGCCGCGAACCGGCTGCTGGTGCTCGCGCTCGCGGTGCTGATCGGCGGCGCGTTGTACGTCGCGCTGATCAAGACCCGCCTGGGCACCGCGGTGCGGGTGGTGGCGGTCGCGCCGCGCTTCGCCCCGCTGGTGGGCATCGACGTGCGCGCCCTCTCGGCGCTGGCCTTCGGCCTGGGCGGCGCGCTCGTTGCGGCCTGCGGCGTGCTGGTCAGCATGTTCCTGCCCTTCTCCGCCTCGATGGGCGTGGTCTTCACGATGAAGGCGCTGGTCGTCGTCATCATGGGAGGCGTCGGTCATCTGGCCGGTTGCCTCGCCGCCGGGTTGCTGCTGGGCCTGGTGGAGTCGATCGTCGCGCGGCTCGTCGACCCCGGCCTCACGCTGGCGGCTACCTATGTGCTGTTCCTCGGGGTGCTGCTGCTGCGCCCCGCGGGCCTGTTCGGGAGGGCCGCACGATGA
- a CDS encoding branched-chain amino acid ABC transporter permease, with protein MSSGRLDAVPARAAPTQGVPRHPAWGWLAGAVALAALAALAAAPAATASDYWLSLGINLLQYAVMATAWALFSGPTRYVSLATVAFFGIGAYTFAVLGETWPQPVVLLTALGLGVVLAVLTGLATLRLSGVHFVIFTFGLAELVRQLVTWWEVNVTKSVGRYVFVDITQREIYWQLLALLVAVLALGAWIRRSRLGLALRVIGDDEQVASHLGIDTARTKILLFAISAGFITLTGAVMAPRWTYLDPAIAFNPTVSFQVLIMALLGGAGRLFGPLAGVIPLVLLFEVLSARFPNHFPILLGLVFLGIVYLVPNGVLEAVQRAGRPRRTESPS; from the coding sequence ATGAGCTCGGGCCGACTCGACGCCGTGCCCGCCCGCGCGGCACCGACGCAAGGGGTACCTCGTCACCCGGCGTGGGGGTGGCTGGCGGGGGCGGTCGCCCTCGCCGCCCTCGCCGCCCTCGCCGCCGCGCCGGCGGCGACCGCCAGCGACTACTGGCTGTCGCTCGGTATCAACCTGCTGCAGTACGCCGTGATGGCCACGGCCTGGGCCTTGTTCTCGGGACCGACGCGCTACGTGTCGCTCGCCACCGTGGCCTTCTTCGGCATCGGCGCCTACACCTTCGCGGTGCTCGGCGAAACCTGGCCTCAGCCCGTGGTGCTGCTCACGGCGCTTGGCCTCGGCGTGGTGCTGGCGGTGCTGACCGGCCTGGCGACACTGCGCCTGTCGGGCGTCCACTTCGTGATCTTCACCTTCGGCCTGGCCGAACTGGTGCGCCAGCTCGTCACCTGGTGGGAGGTCAATGTCACCAAGTCGGTGGGACGCTATGTGTTCGTCGACATCACGCAGCGCGAGATCTACTGGCAACTGCTCGCCCTGCTGGTGGCCGTCCTGGCCCTGGGCGCCTGGATCCGCCGGTCCCGCCTGGGCTTGGCGCTGCGCGTGATCGGCGACGACGAGCAGGTCGCCTCGCACCTGGGCATCGACACCGCACGCACGAAGATCCTGCTCTTTGCGATCAGTGCCGGCTTCATCACGCTGACCGGCGCGGTGATGGCGCCGCGCTGGACGTATCTGGACCCTGCGATCGCGTTCAACCCCACGGTGAGCTTCCAGGTGCTCATCATGGCCCTGCTCGGCGGGGCGGGCCGGCTGTTCGGGCCGCTGGCCGGCGTGATCCCGCTGGTGCTCCTGTTCGAGGTGCTGTCCGCCCGTTTCCCGAACCACTTCCCGATCCTGCTGGGCCTGGTGTTCCTCGGCATCGTGTACCTGGTGCCCAACGGCGTGCTCGAGGCCGTCCAGCGCGCCGGGCGTCCGCGCCGCACGGAGTCGCCCTCGTGA